The Triticum dicoccoides isolate Atlit2015 ecotype Zavitan chromosome 6A, WEW_v2.0, whole genome shotgun sequence genome has a window encoding:
- the LOC119316537 gene encoding D-amino-acid transaminase, chloroplastic-like has product MAHLSAPPAAAGHRVSPSHQPFLALKKIAPSSGRAVAPAGLPSWGAAVARAAASSDRAAPAGTIVNPIDVPLLSFSEIAERLDAFQASGARSQNYVAMYSSIFGGITTDPSAMVIPIDDHMVHRGHGVFDTAAIMDGHLYELEQHIDRFLNSAQMAKIPLPFDRSTIRSVLIQTVCASKCSQGSLRYWLSVGPGDFQLSSSGCRNPALYAVVIESPSLPEPSGCKVITSSIPVKSQQFAVMKNVNYLPNALTKVEGEENGGFTGIWLDDEGFVAEGSNMNVGFVTPNKELLMPRFDKILSGCTAKRVLALAEQLVENGMLSGISLRNVSVQEGKEADEMMLIGSGILVKPVVQWDDQMIGSGKEGPIAQTLFNLVLEDMRSGPPSVRIPVPY; this is encoded by the exons ATGGCCCACCTCTCCGCCCCGCCTGCTGCCGCCGGCCACCGCGTCTCCCCATCACATCAGCCGTTCCTCGCTTTGAAGAAAATCGCGCCGTCATCGGGCCGAGCCGTCGCGCCGGCAGGGCTTCCTTCGTGGGGGGCGGCGGTGGCTAGAGCCGCCGCGAGCTCCGATCGGGCAG CACCGGCCGGCACCATTGTCAATCCAATTGATGTCCCTCTCTTGTCTTTCTCTGAG ATTGCAGAAAGGCTTGATGCGTTCCAAGCATCTGGTGCTAGAAGTCAAAATTACGTGGCCATGTACTCTAGTATTTTTGGTGGAATTACCACAGATCCCTCAGCAATGGTGATACCGATTGATGATCACATGGTCCATAGAGGACATGGTGTTTTTGATACTGCTGCTATTATGGATGG TCACCTTTATGAGTTAGAACAGCATATCGACCGCTTCCTGAATTCTGCCCAGATGGCCAAAATCCCATTGCCATTTGACCGTTCAACAATTCGAAGCGTACTTATTCAAACTGTGTGCGCATCAAAATGTTCTCAAGGATCACTCAGGTACTGGTTGTCTGTTGGACCTGGAGACTTCCAGTTATCTTCATCTGGCTGTAGAAACCCAGCTCTCTACGCTGTCGTCATTGAAAGTCCATCTTTGCCAGAACCATCTGGCTGCAAAGTGATCACATCATCCATACCGGTAAAGTCTCAACAATTTGCGGTCATGAAAAATGTAAACTACCTGCCGAATGCACTCACCAAGGTGGAAGGTGAGGAAAATGGTGGGTTTACCGGCATCTGGTTGGATGATGAGGGTTTCGTCGCTGAGGGTTCAAACATGAATGTTGGCTTTGTGACACCGAACAAGGAGCTTCTCATGCCCCGCTTCGACAAGATCCTGAGTGGGTGCACGGCAAAACGGGTTCTGGCCCTTGCCGAGCAGCTAGTGGAGAATGGAATGCTCAGTGGGATATCTTTAAGGAATGTGAGTgtccaggaagggaaggaggcCGACGAGATGATGCTCATTGGAAGTGGAATTCTTGTCAAACCTGTTGTTCAGTGGGATGATCAGATGATTGGCTCCG GTAAAGAAGGCCCAATTGCTCAAACACTTTTCAaccttgttcttgaggacatgagatCTGGTCCACCTTCAGTTCGTATCCCTGTCCCTTACTGA